Proteins from a single region of Sinorhizobium alkalisoli:
- a CDS encoding LysR substrate-binding domain-containing protein produces MKLSKQFPLNALRVFEAAARLGSFTRAGEELGMTQTAVSYQIKLIEESVGEPLFLRRPRQVTLTEVGARLAPKVTEAFEMLKDAVASARGDTEAALLISSTATFASQWLAREIGTFQLEHPNIAVRLVANDAIVDFSKESVDVAIRSGKGDWPGLVSHRLMRVEFAPMLSPALAETIGGVRTPRDLLKLRIIDPRDPWWPLWFHAAGVDDPDLASRPVSRLGAQVFEARAAVAGQGVAILMPEFYSDDVALGRLYQPFNLRCSDTHDYWLVYPHARRNTPKIRAFRDWILGALNPDSIT; encoded by the coding sequence ATGAAGCTATCGAAGCAGTTCCCGCTGAATGCACTGAGGGTTTTCGAAGCGGCCGCCCGGCTCGGCAGCTTCACCAGGGCGGGTGAAGAGCTCGGCATGACCCAGACGGCCGTCAGCTATCAGATCAAGCTCATCGAGGAGAGTGTCGGTGAGCCTTTGTTCTTGAGGCGCCCGCGGCAGGTCACGCTGACGGAAGTCGGCGCCCGACTGGCCCCCAAGGTTACCGAGGCCTTTGAAATGCTCAAGGACGCGGTCGCGTCCGCCCGTGGCGACACTGAAGCGGCCCTGCTCATCAGCTCGACGGCGACCTTTGCCTCGCAATGGCTCGCCCGGGAAATCGGCACATTCCAGCTCGAACATCCGAATATTGCCGTACGCCTGGTGGCGAACGACGCGATCGTCGATTTCAGCAAGGAATCGGTCGACGTTGCGATCCGTTCCGGCAAAGGTGACTGGCCGGGGCTCGTCAGCCACCGCTTGATGCGAGTGGAGTTTGCCCCCATGCTCAGCCCCGCACTTGCCGAGACGATCGGTGGCGTGCGCACGCCGCGGGATCTACTGAAGCTCCGCATCATCGACCCTCGAGATCCCTGGTGGCCGTTGTGGTTCCACGCTGCCGGTGTGGACGATCCGGATCTGGCCAGCCGTCCCGTGAGCCGGCTCGGCGCACAGGTCTTCGAGGCTCGTGCAGCGGTGGCCGGCCAGGGCGTCGCGATCCTGATGCCGGAATTCTATAGCGACGACGTGGCGCTCGGCAGGCTTTACCAGCCGTTCAATCTGCGCTGCAGCGATACTCACGACTACTGGCTCGTCTATCCGCATGCTCGCCGAAACACGCCGAAGATCCGTGCTTTTCGCGATTGGATTCTGGGCGCGCTTAACCCGGATAGCATCACTTGA